The Anopheles coluzzii chromosome 2, AcolN3, whole genome shotgun sequence genome window below encodes:
- the LOC120947564 gene encoding beta-1,3-glucan-binding protein-like isoform X2 encodes MKRISVPLAALLLVGLAVALEEQSPKCTVSVTTASGTKARAGPYCTGELIFEDNFNTLDFETWEHENTLSGGGNWEFQWYLNHRSNSYCENGIFYIRPTLLADDTGEAFLSSGTLNIHGGQPADQCTSAMFWGCERTGSPTNLINPIKSARVRTVNSFNFKYGRMEVRARMPTGDWLWPAVWLLPKRQVYGTWPASGEIDLLESRGNMDYRGSNGVHIGTEQFGSTLHFGPNPSLNGWESTVAYKNTAAGQGWNTGFHNYQLTWTPDYIRFSVDNQLVTQIDAGTGFWNRGNFGNIAPGTENPWIHGTRMAPFDQEFYIIMNLAVGGTNGYFPDVPPASNGNRGKPWSNNSPTAARDFWNGRNSWLPTWRMTDNRGKDSSLQIDYVRVWAL; translated from the exons ATGAAGCGAATTAGCGTTCCTTTGGCcgccctgctgctggtgggacTGGCAGTCGCGTTGGAAGAGCAGAGCCCGAAGTGTACGGTTTCTGTGACGACTGCTAGCGGTACTAAGGCCCGTGCTGGGCCGTACTGCACGGGAGAGCTGATCTTTGAGGATAACTTCAACACGCTCGACTTTGAGACCTGGGAGCACGAAAACACTCTCAGCGGTGGAGGT AACTGGGAGTTCCAGTGGTATCTTAATCACCGTTCGAACTCGTACTGTGAAAATGGTATCTTCTACATCCGTCCGACCCTGCTTGCCGACGATACGGGTGAGGCGTTCCTGAGCAGCGGTACCCTGAACATCCATGGTGGACAGCCGGCCGATCAGTGCACCAGCGCTATGTTCTGGGGATGTGAGCGTACCGGTTCTCCGACCAACCTGATCAACCCCATCAAGAGTGCTCGCGTTCGCACGGTGAACTCGTTCAACTTCAAGTACGGACGGATGGAGGTACGTGCCCGCATGCCTACCGGTGACTGGCTCTGGCCTGCCGTTTGGTTGCTGCCCAAGCGCCAAGTGTACGGAACGTGGCCCGCCTCCGGTGAGATCGATCTGCTAGAGTCTCGCGGCAATATGGACTACCGTGGCTCGAACGGTGTTCACATCGGTACGGAACAGTTCGGATCAACGCTGCACTTCGGACCGAACCCCTCGCTGAACGGATGGGAATCGACCGTCGCGTACAAGAACACTGCCGCCGGACAGGGTTGGAACACGGGATTCCACAACTATCAGCTCACATGGACGCCCGATTACATTCGATTCTCGGTTGACAACCAGCTCGTCACCCAGATCGACGCCGGCACTGGTTTCTGGAACCGTGGAAACTTTGGCAACATTGCACCGGGAACGGAGAACCCTTGGATTCACGGAACTCGTATGGCTCCGTTCGATCAGGAGTTCTACATCATCATGAATCTGGCCGTGGGTGGAACGAACGGATACTTCCCGGATGTTCCGCCGGCAAGCAACGGTAACCGTGGTAAGCCGTGGTCGAACAACTCGCCGACTGCTGCCCGTGACTTCTGGAACGGACGTAACTCGTGGCTGCCGACGTGGCGTATGACCGACAACCGTGGCAAGGACTCTTCGCTACAGATTGACTACGTGCGCGTGTGGGCTTTGTAA